Proteins from one Streptomyces sp. NBC_00289 genomic window:
- a CDS encoding IucA/IucC family protein, with protein sequence MHRPPTAEAEVAEELAAVRPALVSRYAAELAGSRAAVLTRLWRALAHEPLPWIAGREPVRDGLVLRLTDGRRLHGPHPDPYATAAYVTTVRLDDVAYDDPGRLTADLAVPHGTGFAAELDHSVASLALSRAGRTGRAGDWPVTDWGWEQRVVDGHPYHPGCRSRPGFSVAEQLAYGPEHGPVVRLGLVPVPAGRCVVTGVWPEELRDGGRLLLPVHPWQAEHVLKLPCERGPSAHPLMSLRTLALPGGPHVKTALSARLTSSVRDISVYSITLSATLSDFAEALATRADGLLHVTRTLGAATAGSPDLAAVWRESPGAYAAAETGERVVPVAALAGTGLPDSPAWLARFARLALTVGLRLLELGVALEAHGQNLLVVLSPGGEPLRLVYRDLADIRVSPLRLARHGVPVPELTGRLVTDDETALRRKLFGSLVAGALAATAGSATALRAALETAVRDLPRTPDLVALLEEPLPAKALTLMRLSPGTPGDQWAELPNPLL encoded by the coding sequence GTGCATCGTCCCCCCACCGCCGAGGCCGAGGTCGCCGAGGAACTGGCCGCCGTGCGCCCCGCCCTCGTGTCACGGTACGCGGCCGAGCTGGCCGGCTCCCGAGCGGCCGTGCTGACCCGACTGTGGCGGGCGCTCGCCCATGAACCACTGCCGTGGATCGCGGGCCGTGAGCCGGTCCGGGACGGGCTCGTCCTGCGCCTCACGGACGGCCGCCGTCTGCACGGCCCGCACCCCGACCCCTACGCCACCGCCGCGTACGTCACCACCGTGCGGCTGGACGACGTGGCGTACGACGATCCGGGGCGGCTGACGGCAGACCTGGCCGTACCGCACGGCACGGGCTTCGCCGCCGAACTGGACCACAGCGTCGCTTCGTTGGCACTGTCACGGGCCGGGCGGACCGGTCGGGCGGGGGACTGGCCGGTGACCGACTGGGGCTGGGAGCAGCGGGTGGTCGACGGACATCCGTACCACCCCGGCTGCCGGTCCCGGCCGGGCTTCTCGGTCGCCGAGCAGCTCGCCTACGGACCCGAGCACGGGCCGGTCGTCCGGCTCGGTCTGGTGCCGGTCCCGGCCGGGCGGTGTGTGGTGACCGGTGTGTGGCCGGAGGAACTGCGCGACGGCGGAAGGCTGTTGCTTCCGGTGCATCCGTGGCAGGCCGAGCACGTGCTCAAACTGCCCTGCGAGCGGGGGCCGTCCGCTCATCCCCTGATGTCCCTGCGCACCCTCGCCCTGCCCGGCGGACCGCACGTCAAGACCGCGCTGAGCGCCCGGCTGACGTCCTCCGTCCGCGACATCTCCGTCTACTCGATCACCCTGTCCGCCACCTTGTCGGACTTCGCGGAGGCCCTCGCGACCCGCGCCGACGGCCTGCTGCACGTCACCCGCACGCTGGGCGCGGCCACGGCCGGCTCCCCCGACCTGGCCGCGGTGTGGCGCGAGTCGCCCGGCGCGTACGCGGCGGCGGAGACGGGCGAGCGGGTGGTGCCGGTGGCCGCGCTCGCCGGTACCGGGCTGCCCGACTCCCCCGCCTGGCTCGCTCGTTTCGCCAGGCTCGCCCTCACCGTGGGGCTGCGTCTGCTGGAGCTGGGCGTGGCTCTGGAGGCGCACGGCCAGAACCTCCTCGTCGTGCTGTCCCCGGGGGGCGAGCCGCTGCGCCTGGTCTACCGCGACCTGGCCGACATCCGCGTCAGCCCGCTCCGGCTGGCCCGGCACGGCGTGCCGGTGCCCGAGCTGACCGGACGCCTGGTCACGGACGACGAAACGGCCTTGCGGCGCAAGCTGTTCGGGTCGCTGGTGGCGGGGGCGCTGGCGGCCACGGCGGGGTCGGCGACGGCCCTGCGGGCCGCGCTGGAGACGGCCGTACGGGATCTGCCGCGCACCCCCGATCTCGTCGCGCTGCTCGAAGAGCCGTTGCCCGCCAAGGCGTTGACGTTGATGCGGCTGTCGCCGGGGACTCCGGGGGACCAGTGGGCCGAGCTGCCCAACCCCCTGCTGTGA
- a CDS encoding VWA domain-containing protein produces MIRTQRLAAGVCALLAALTAGIAFPAAAVAGEPTGETAPKVNLLLDVSGSMRTRDIDGGTRMAAAKQAFNEVLDATPEEVELGIRTLGANYPGDDQKTGCKDTAQLYPVGPLDRTEAKTAVATLSPTGWTPIGPSLLKAADDLDGGDGSKRIVLISDGEDTCAPLDPCEVAREIAAKGIGLTIDTLGLVPNAKMRKQLSCIAEATGGTYTSVEHTDELTDRVNQLVDRAADPVVTPVATEGATACAQAPTLKSGLYTDREEFGQQRWYRVDVEPGQEVRASVSVGADRAVNPDHGVLLRAVTVHGREIVRGEAAGTGRTDVVSTGLRYPKAESDDEDAAAETVCLQVTNSFSAASGVKSTPGLPLELTVDVVDGPSQASDVASFGLGRGWWLLGALILAGFLAGVLWGWLSRWRFAVWRTN; encoded by the coding sequence ATGATCAGAACACAACGGCTGGCGGCGGGAGTGTGCGCCCTGCTCGCCGCCCTGACGGCCGGGATCGCCTTCCCCGCCGCGGCGGTCGCCGGTGAACCCACCGGCGAGACCGCGCCCAAGGTCAACCTCCTGCTCGACGTGAGCGGGTCCATGCGGACCCGGGACATCGACGGCGGGACGCGGATGGCCGCGGCGAAACAGGCGTTCAACGAGGTGCTCGACGCGACGCCCGAGGAGGTCGAACTCGGCATCCGGACCCTCGGCGCCAACTACCCCGGCGACGACCAGAAGACCGGCTGCAAGGACACCGCGCAGCTCTACCCGGTCGGACCGCTGGACCGCACCGAGGCGAAGACGGCGGTGGCCACCCTCTCCCCCACCGGCTGGACACCGATCGGCCCCTCGCTGCTGAAGGCGGCCGACGACCTCGACGGCGGCGACGGCTCCAAGCGCATCGTGCTGATCAGCGACGGCGAGGACACCTGCGCCCCGCTCGACCCGTGCGAGGTGGCCCGCGAGATCGCGGCCAAGGGCATCGGCCTCACCATCGACACCCTCGGCCTGGTGCCGAACGCCAAGATGCGCAAGCAGCTCAGCTGCATCGCGGAGGCGACCGGCGGCACCTACACCTCGGTCGAGCACACCGACGAACTGACCGACCGCGTCAACCAGTTGGTGGACCGGGCGGCCGACCCCGTGGTGACGCCGGTGGCCACCGAGGGCGCCACGGCCTGTGCGCAGGCGCCGACGCTGAAGTCGGGGCTGTACACGGACCGCGAGGAGTTCGGACAGCAGCGCTGGTACCGCGTGGACGTCGAGCCGGGCCAGGAGGTGCGGGCCTCGGTGAGCGTCGGCGCCGACCGGGCCGTGAACCCCGACCACGGGGTGCTGCTGCGGGCGGTCACGGTGCACGGCCGGGAGATCGTGCGCGGCGAGGCGGCCGGAACCGGCCGCACGGACGTGGTCTCGACGGGCCTGCGCTATCCGAAGGCGGAGAGCGACGACGAGGACGCCGCGGCGGAGACCGTGTGCCTCCAGGTCACCAACTCCTTCTCGGCGGCCTCCGGCGTGAAGAGCACGCCGGGTCTGCCGCTGGAGCTGACCGTGGACGTCGTGGACGGCCCGTCCCAGGCGAGCGACGTGGCCTCCTTCGGCCTCGGCCGCGGCTGGTGGCTGCTCGGCGCTCTGATCCTCGCCGGCTTCCTCGCCGGTGTCCTGTGGGGCTGGCTCTCGCGCTGGCGGTTCGCGGTCTGGAGGACCAACTGA
- a CDS encoding winged helix-turn-helix transcriptional regulator: MSPRRSYDQYCSAARALDVVGDRWTLLIVRELLAGPRRYTDLHADLPGVSTDVLASRLKDMERDGLATRRRLPPPGAASVYELTPRGRELLAVLQALGKWGQSELGGRRPTDAVRAHWFALPLLRALEGEGLVEVRLEEGEFHLRIGVAEASVYGDGPAPEEPDARLVLDVDTCTAIARGELSVRDAVRAGRIEVTGDGPPAKALRET; the protein is encoded by the coding sequence ATGTCACCTCGCCGAAGCTACGACCAGTACTGTTCCGCCGCCCGTGCGCTCGACGTCGTCGGTGACCGCTGGACCCTGCTGATCGTCCGCGAACTCCTGGCCGGCCCGCGCCGTTACACGGACCTGCACGCCGACCTGCCGGGCGTGAGCACGGACGTACTCGCCTCCCGGCTGAAGGACATGGAACGCGACGGACTGGCCACCCGGCGTCGGCTGCCCCCGCCCGGGGCGGCCTCCGTCTACGAACTCACCCCACGCGGGCGGGAGTTGCTGGCGGTGCTCCAGGCGCTGGGGAAGTGGGGTCAGTCCGAACTCGGTGGGCGGCGGCCCACGGACGCGGTGCGCGCGCACTGGTTCGCGCTGCCCCTGCTGCGGGCCCTCGAGGGCGAGGGACTCGTCGAAGTCCGCCTGGAGGAGGGCGAGTTCCATCTCCGGATCGGCGTCGCCGAGGCATCCGTGTACGGCGACGGGCCCGCGCCGGAGGAGCCCGACGCGCGCCTCGTGCTGGACGTCGACACCTGTACGGCCATCGCCCGCGGCGAGCTGAGCGTGCGCGACGCGGTGCGCGCCGGCCGGATCGAGGTGACCGGTGACGGTCCACCGGCCAAGGCACTGCGAGAGACGTGA
- a CDS encoding pyridoxal phosphate-dependent aminotransferase, producing MEFRQSSKLSEVCYEIRGPVIEQANALEEAGHSVLRLNTGNPALFGFEAPEEIIQDMIRMLPQAHGYTDSRGILSARRAVAQRYQERGLEVDVDDVFLGNGVSELVSMAVQALIEDGDEILIPAPDFPLWTAVTTLAGGKAVHYLCDEQADWYPDLDDMAAKITDRTRAVVIINPNNPTGAVYPKEIVEGILDLARRHGLMVFADEIYDQILYDGAVHHSAAALAPDLVVLTFCGLSKTYRVAGFRSGWLVVTGPKQHARDYLEGLTMLASMRLCPNAPAQYAIQAALGGRQSITDLTAPGGRLHEQRNVVWEKLNEIPGVSCVKPRGALYAFPRLDPKVHRIHDDEKFVLDLLLREKIQVVQGTGFNWPSPDHFRILTLPHADDLEAAIGRIGRFLGGYRQERPRSL from the coding sequence ATGGAGTTCCGGCAGTCGAGCAAGCTCAGCGAGGTCTGTTACGAGATCCGCGGCCCGGTGATCGAGCAGGCGAACGCGCTGGAGGAGGCGGGCCACAGCGTGCTCCGCCTGAACACCGGCAATCCCGCGCTCTTCGGCTTCGAGGCGCCGGAGGAGATCATCCAGGACATGATCCGCATGCTCCCGCAGGCGCACGGCTACACGGACTCGCGCGGCATCCTCTCCGCCCGCCGGGCGGTCGCCCAGCGCTACCAGGAACGGGGCCTGGAGGTCGACGTCGACGACGTCTTCCTCGGCAACGGCGTCTCCGAGTTGGTCTCGATGGCCGTACAGGCGCTGATCGAGGACGGCGACGAAATCCTCATCCCCGCACCGGACTTCCCCCTCTGGACGGCGGTCACCACCCTGGCCGGCGGCAAGGCCGTGCACTACCTCTGCGACGAACAGGCCGACTGGTACCCGGACCTGGACGACATGGCGGCGAAGATCACGGACCGCACGCGAGCCGTCGTGATCATCAACCCCAACAACCCCACCGGAGCCGTCTACCCGAAGGAGATCGTCGAGGGCATCCTCGACCTCGCCCGCCGACACGGCCTGATGGTCTTCGCCGACGAGATCTACGACCAGATCCTGTACGACGGCGCCGTGCACCACTCGGCCGCCGCGCTCGCCCCCGACCTGGTGGTCCTGACCTTCTGCGGCCTCTCGAAGACCTACCGGGTCGCCGGATTCCGCTCGGGCTGGCTGGTGGTCACCGGCCCGAAGCAGCACGCGCGCGACTACCTGGAGGGCCTGACCATGCTGGCCTCCATGCGACTGTGCCCGAACGCGCCCGCCCAGTACGCCATCCAGGCCGCCCTCGGCGGCCGCCAGTCCATCACCGACCTCACCGCCCCGGGCGGCAGACTGCACGAACAGCGCAACGTGGTGTGGGAGAAGCTCAACGAGATCCCCGGAGTGTCCTGCGTGAAGCCCAGGGGCGCCCTGTACGCGTTCCCCCGTCTGGACCCGAAGGTGCACCGGATCCACGACGACGAGAAGTTCGTCCTGGACCTGCTGCTGCGGGAGAAGATCCAGGTGGTCCAGGGCACCGGCTTCAACTGGCCGAGCCCCGACCACTTCCGCATCCTCACCCTCCCCCACGCGGACGACCTGGAGGCGGCGATCGGACGGATCGGGCGGTTCCTCGGCGGGTACCGGCAGGAACGGCCTCGTAGCCTGTGA
- a CDS encoding histidine phosphatase family protein produces the protein MGDLFLVRHGETEWSRSGRHTGSTDVPLTEHGREEARRLVPLIRSHRIGAAFVSPLQRARETAELIGLHEARVDPDLREWDYGGYEGITTVEIQRGRPGWFLFTDGVTPGPPEHPGETPEQVGERADRMLARADAALGSTEGAVVLVAHGHFLRVLTARRLGLPASAGALFQLATGTVCRLSTEHERPVIAGWNLRPGP, from the coding sequence ATGGGTGATCTCTTCCTGGTCCGGCACGGCGAGACCGAGTGGTCGCGGTCCGGGCGGCACACCGGCTCCACGGACGTACCGCTGACCGAGCACGGCCGCGAGGAGGCGCGCCGGCTGGTGCCGCTGATCCGCTCGCACCGGATCGGCGCCGCGTTCGTCAGCCCGCTGCAACGGGCGCGCGAGACCGCGGAGCTCATCGGACTGCACGAGGCACGCGTGGACCCGGACCTACGCGAATGGGACTACGGCGGGTACGAGGGCATAACGACCGTCGAGATCCAGCGCGGCCGGCCGGGGTGGTTCCTGTTCACGGACGGGGTCACGCCCGGCCCGCCCGAGCATCCGGGGGAGACACCGGAGCAGGTCGGGGAGCGCGCCGACCGGATGCTGGCCCGGGCGGACGCCGCGCTCGGCAGCACCGAGGGCGCCGTCGTGCTGGTCGCGCACGGCCACTTCCTGCGGGTCCTCACCGCCCGGCGGCTCGGACTGCCCGCCTCGGCGGGGGCACTGTTCCAGCTGGCGACGGGCACCGTGTGCCGGCTGAGCACGGAACACGAGCGCCCGGTGATCGCGGGCTGGAACCTCCGGCCGGGACCGTAG
- a CDS encoding acyl-CoA thioesterase has protein sequence MSEPFSVRITVRGYETDVQGHLNQSVYINYAEHARWSLLQAAGISQAALAGRGVGPVALETTIRYRRELLAGDEVDVNCVFVWGGGKTFRIEQTIRRTDGTVAAELTSVGGLLDLGERRLLADPQGRFKELATDASLFGL, from the coding sequence GTGAGCGAGCCGTTCTCCGTCCGGATCACCGTCCGCGGATACGAGACCGACGTACAGGGACACCTCAACCAGAGCGTGTACATCAACTACGCCGAACACGCCCGCTGGTCCTTGTTGCAGGCGGCGGGCATCAGCCAGGCCGCGCTCGCGGGCAGGGGCGTGGGCCCGGTCGCCCTGGAGACGACCATCCGCTACCGGCGGGAGCTGCTCGCGGGTGACGAGGTGGACGTGAACTGCGTCTTCGTCTGGGGTGGGGGCAAGACGTTCCGGATCGAGCAGACCATCCGCAGGACGGACGGCACGGTGGCCGCCGAACTCACCTCGGTGGGCGGCCTGCTCGACCTCGGGGAACGCAGACTGCTGGCGGATCCGCAGGGCCGCTTCAAGGAACTCGCCACGGACGCGAGCCTGTTCGGCCTGTGA
- a CDS encoding chitosanase, which yields MPIPYARAARRTLLAALGTAVFAGRWASGGAAPATGLDAPEKKDIAMRLVSSAENSSLDWKAQYRYIEDIGDGRGYTGGIIGFCSGTSDMLALVELYTEREPGNALAGYLPALRAVDGTASHEGLDPGFAAAWREAAGTSAFRRAQRDERDRVYFDPAVARAKRDGVGTLGQFAYFDAMVMHGPGSDAVSFGGIRRRARGLADTPADGGDETAYLNAFLDARVWAMEQEAAHRDVTRVETAQRVFLAAGNLALTPPLTWRVYGDDYTID from the coding sequence GTGCCGATCCCGTACGCGAGAGCCGCCCGTCGCACCCTGCTCGCCGCCCTCGGCACCGCGGTGTTCGCCGGCCGGTGGGCGTCGGGCGGGGCGGCCCCGGCGACCGGGCTCGACGCCCCGGAGAAGAAGGACATCGCGATGCGGCTGGTGTCCAGCGCGGAGAACTCCTCGCTGGACTGGAAGGCGCAGTACCGCTATATCGAGGACATCGGCGACGGCCGCGGCTACACCGGCGGCATCATCGGCTTCTGCTCCGGTACGAGCGACATGCTCGCCCTCGTCGAGCTGTACACCGAGCGGGAACCGGGCAACGCCCTGGCCGGCTACCTGCCCGCGCTGCGGGCGGTGGACGGGACGGCCTCCCACGAGGGCCTCGACCCGGGCTTCGCCGCCGCGTGGCGCGAGGCCGCCGGCACGTCCGCCTTCCGCAGGGCGCAGCGCGACGAACGGGACCGGGTCTACTTCGACCCGGCGGTCGCCCGCGCCAAGCGGGACGGCGTCGGCACGCTCGGCCAGTTCGCCTACTTCGACGCCATGGTGATGCACGGCCCCGGCTCGGACGCCGTCAGCTTCGGCGGCATCCGCCGGCGTGCCCGGGGCCTCGCGGACACCCCGGCCGACGGCGGTGACGAGACGGCGTACCTGAATGCCTTCCTCGACGCCCGGGTGTGGGCGATGGAGCAGGAGGCGGCCCACCGCGACGTGACCCGGGTCGAGACGGCCCAACGGGTGTTCCTCGCCGCGGGCAACCTCGCCCTGACCCCGCCGCTCACGTGGCGGGTGTACGGGGACGACTACACGATCGACTGA
- a CDS encoding nucleobase:cation symporter-2 family protein, translating to MTTHPVDEKLPVLKLATSGLQHVAAMYAGVVAPPLIVGAAIGLTGTELTFLTGACLFTAGLATFLQTLGIWKIGARLPFVNGVTFAGVAPMTAIVAATDDPSDALPVIFGAVIVAGLLGFLAAPVFCKAVRFFPPVVTGTVITLIGVSLLPVAFGWAQGPDPAAHDYGSATNLGLAGATLLIVLLLRRFTRGFVKQIAVLLGLVAGTVLAIPFGGVDFGPVAAADVVGFPAPFHFGAPRFQLAAILSMCVVMVVSMTESTADMLALGEIVERPADERTIAAGLRADTLGSALSPLFNGFMCSAFAQNIGLVAMTRIRSRYVVAAGGGFLVLMGLCPVAASLIAVVPRPVLGGAGVVLFGSVAASGIQTLVGAALEKGDNVLIVAVSLAVGIVPITAPEFYHAFPETARIVLDSGISTGCLAAVLLNLVFNHPGKEPARLPGPADAVPLAPQSIV from the coding sequence GTGACCACCCACCCCGTTGACGAGAAACTCCCTGTCCTCAAGCTGGCGACCAGCGGTCTGCAGCACGTGGCCGCCATGTACGCGGGAGTCGTCGCCCCGCCCCTGATCGTCGGCGCGGCCATCGGCCTGACCGGCACCGAACTCACCTTCCTCACCGGCGCCTGCCTGTTCACCGCCGGCCTCGCCACCTTCCTGCAGACCCTCGGGATCTGGAAGATCGGCGCCCGGCTCCCCTTCGTCAACGGCGTCACCTTCGCCGGTGTCGCCCCCATGACCGCGATCGTCGCCGCCACGGACGACCCGTCCGACGCCCTGCCGGTCATCTTCGGCGCGGTGATCGTCGCCGGACTCCTCGGCTTCCTCGCGGCTCCCGTCTTCTGCAAGGCGGTCCGCTTCTTCCCGCCGGTCGTCACCGGCACGGTGATCACGCTCATCGGCGTGTCGCTGCTGCCCGTGGCCTTCGGCTGGGCGCAGGGCCCCGACCCCGCCGCACACGACTACGGCTCGGCCACGAACCTGGGCCTGGCGGGCGCCACCCTGCTGATCGTGCTCCTGCTGCGCCGCTTCACCCGCGGCTTCGTCAAGCAGATCGCCGTGCTGCTCGGCCTGGTCGCCGGCACCGTGCTCGCGATCCCCTTCGGCGGAGTCGACTTCGGCCCCGTCGCCGCCGCGGACGTGGTCGGCTTCCCGGCACCGTTCCACTTCGGCGCCCCGCGGTTCCAGCTCGCCGCGATCCTGTCGATGTGCGTGGTGATGGTGGTCTCGATGACCGAGTCGACCGCGGACATGCTCGCGCTGGGCGAGATAGTCGAACGCCCCGCGGACGAGCGGACCATCGCGGCCGGGCTGCGGGCCGACACCCTCGGCTCGGCCCTCAGCCCCCTCTTCAACGGCTTCATGTGCAGCGCCTTCGCGCAGAACATCGGGCTGGTCGCCATGACCCGCATCCGCAGCCGGTACGTGGTCGCGGCCGGCGGCGGATTCCTCGTGCTGATGGGCCTGTGCCCGGTGGCGGCCTCACTGATCGCCGTCGTACCGCGTCCGGTGCTCGGCGGGGCGGGCGTCGTGCTGTTCGGGTCGGTCGCGGCCAGCGGCATCCAGACCCTCGTCGGGGCGGCCCTGGAGAAGGGCGACAACGTCCTGATCGTGGCCGTCTCGCTGGCCGTCGGCATCGTCCCGATCACCGCGCCGGAGTTCTACCACGCCTTCCCGGAGACCGCGCGGATCGTGCTGGACTCCGGCATCTCCACAGGGTGCCTCGCGGCGGTCCTGCTGAACCTCGTGTTCAACCACCCCGGCAAGGAACCGGCCCGGCTGCCGGGCCCGGCCGACGCCGTCCCCCTCGCTCCTCAGTCGATCGTGTAG
- a CDS encoding 8-oxoguanine deaminase, with protein sequence MAAAQRIVFENCAIATVDAHDTEYASGHVVVAGNRIESLGAGRAPEDLANVERRIDASGHLVTPGLVNTHHHYYQWITRGLATDHNLFDWLVALYPTWARIDEEMVYSAAQGSLAMMARGGVTTAMDHHYVFPKGSGDLSGAVIRAAREMGVRFTLARGSMDRSEKDGGLPPDFAVETLEDALAATEATIDEHHDASFDAMTQVAVAPCSPFSVSTELMRQGAELARRKGVRLHTHGSETVEEEKFCHELFGMGPTDYFESTGWLGEDVWMAHCVHMNDSDIAAFARTKTGVAHCPSSNARLAAGIARVPDLLAAGVPVGLGVDGTASNESGELHTELRNALLINRLGAHREAALNARQALRLGTYGGAQVLGRAPETGSLEPGKLADLVLWKLDTLAHASIADPVTALVFGAAAPVTASFVGGRQIVENNRLLHADEDAIARSTRAQAQRLAKIAARA encoded by the coding sequence ATGGCAGCAGCCCAGCGGATCGTGTTCGAGAACTGTGCGATCGCGACCGTCGACGCGCACGACACCGAGTACGCCTCCGGGCATGTCGTCGTCGCCGGCAACCGCATCGAGTCGCTCGGCGCGGGAAGGGCCCCCGAGGACCTGGCGAACGTCGAACGCCGTATCGACGCCTCGGGCCACCTCGTCACCCCCGGACTGGTCAACACCCACCACCACTACTACCAGTGGATCACCCGGGGCCTGGCCACCGACCACAACCTCTTCGACTGGCTCGTCGCGCTGTACCCGACCTGGGCGCGCATCGACGAGGAAATGGTGTACTCGGCCGCCCAGGGCTCCCTGGCGATGATGGCCCGCGGTGGCGTCACCACCGCCATGGACCACCACTACGTCTTCCCGAAGGGCTCCGGCGACCTGTCCGGCGCCGTCATCCGCGCCGCCCGCGAGATGGGCGTCCGCTTCACCCTCGCCCGCGGCTCCATGGACCGCAGCGAGAAGGACGGCGGCCTGCCGCCGGACTTCGCCGTCGAGACCCTCGAAGACGCCCTGGCCGCCACCGAGGCGACCATCGACGAGCACCACGACGCCTCCTTCGACGCCATGACCCAGGTGGCCGTAGCGCCCTGTTCGCCCTTCTCCGTCTCCACCGAACTGATGCGGCAGGGCGCCGAACTGGCCCGCCGCAAGGGCGTACGGCTGCACACCCACGGCTCGGAGACCGTGGAGGAGGAGAAGTTCTGCCACGAGCTGTTCGGCATGGGCCCCACCGACTACTTCGAGTCCACCGGCTGGCTCGGCGAGGACGTGTGGATGGCGCACTGCGTCCACATGAACGACTCCGACATCGCCGCCTTCGCCCGGACGAAGACCGGTGTCGCGCACTGCCCGTCGTCCAACGCCCGGCTCGCGGCCGGTATCGCCCGGGTCCCGGACCTGCTCGCCGCCGGCGTCCCGGTCGGCCTCGGCGTCGACGGCACGGCCTCCAACGAGTCCGGCGAACTCCACACCGAACTGCGCAACGCACTGCTCATCAACCGCCTCGGCGCCCACCGCGAGGCCGCCCTCAACGCCCGTCAGGCACTGCGCCTGGGCACCTACGGCGGCGCCCAGGTCCTGGGCCGCGCACCGGAGACCGGTTCCCTGGAGCCGGGCAAGCTCGCCGACCTGGTGCTGTGGAAGCTCGACACGCTGGCCCACGCCTCCATCGCCGACCCGGTGACCGCGCTGGTCTTCGGCGCCGCGGCCCCGGTCACGGCCTCCTTCGTGGGCGGCCGCCAGATCGTCGAGAACAACCGTCTGCTGCACGCCGACGAGGACGCGATCGCCCGCTCCACGCGGGCACAGGCGCAGCGGCTGGCGAAGATCGCCGCCCGGGCCTGA
- the pucL gene encoding factor-independent urate hydroxylase, protein MADNPRTGRPVMLGQNQYGKAENRVVKITRDGATHHIKDLNVSVALSGDMEEVHYSGSNANVLPTDTTKNTVYAFAKEHGIESAEQFGIHLARHFVTSQEPIRRARIRVEEYAWERIATSDAETGPGGAGRGEHSFVRQGRETRVAQITYDGSSWEVVSGLKDLVVMNSTDSEFWGYVKDKYTTLPEAYDRILATEVSARWRFNWSGDERETPDWEESYEQTRGHLLQAFAETYSLSLQQTLYQMGSRIIDRRGEIDEVRFSLPNKHHFLVDLEPFGLKNDNEVYFAADRPYGLIEATVLRDGCEARIPVDLTTL, encoded by the coding sequence ATGGCAGACAATCCCCGAACCGGCCGCCCCGTGATGCTGGGACAGAACCAGTACGGCAAGGCGGAGAACCGGGTCGTGAAGATCACCCGGGACGGCGCGACCCACCACATCAAGGACCTGAACGTCTCCGTGGCGCTCAGCGGCGACATGGAGGAGGTGCACTACTCCGGCTCGAACGCCAACGTCCTGCCGACCGACACCACCAAGAACACGGTGTACGCGTTCGCCAAGGAGCACGGCATCGAGTCGGCCGAGCAGTTCGGCATCCATCTCGCCCGGCACTTCGTGACCTCGCAGGAGCCGATCAGACGGGCCCGCATCCGCGTCGAGGAGTACGCCTGGGAGCGGATCGCGACCTCCGACGCCGAGACCGGCCCGGGCGGCGCCGGCCGGGGCGAGCACTCCTTCGTCCGCCAGGGCCGGGAGACCCGGGTCGCGCAGATCACCTACGACGGCTCGTCCTGGGAGGTCGTCTCCGGCCTGAAGGACCTGGTCGTGATGAACTCGACCGACTCCGAGTTCTGGGGCTACGTCAAGGACAAGTACACGACGCTCCCCGAGGCGTACGACCGCATCCTGGCGACCGAGGTCTCCGCGCGCTGGCGCTTCAACTGGTCCGGCGACGAGCGGGAGACGCCGGACTGGGAGGAGTCGTACGAGCAGACGCGCGGGCACCTGCTCCAGGCCTTCGCCGAGACGTACTCGCTGTCGCTCCAGCAGACGCTCTACCAGATGGGGTCGCGGATCATCGACCGGCGCGGCGAGATCGACGAGGTCCGCTTCTCGCTCCCGAACAAGCACCACTTCCTCGTGGACCTCGAGCCCTTCGGCCTGAAGAACGACAACGAGGTGTACTTCGCCGCCGACCGGCCCTACGGCCTGATCGAGGCCACCGTCCTGCGGGACGGCTGCGAGGCGCGGATCCCGGTGGACCTCACCACCCTCTGA
- the uraH gene encoding hydroxyisourate hydrolase, which translates to MSTSTTASVSTHILDTSVGRPAGGVAVRLACRAGRGARWRELGGSATDVDGRCKDLPALPEETTHVRLDFAVEPYFEKKQADAQQDAPANRDSGAGAVFFPEVAITFAVVPGEHYHVPLLLNPFGYSVYRGS; encoded by the coding sequence ATGAGCACCAGCACCACCGCCTCCGTGTCCACGCACATCCTGGACACCAGCGTCGGCCGACCCGCCGGGGGCGTCGCCGTCCGGCTCGCGTGCCGCGCCGGCCGCGGCGCGCGGTGGCGGGAGCTCGGCGGCTCGGCGACCGATGTGGACGGGCGGTGCAAGGACCTGCCGGCCCTGCCGGAGGAAACCACCCACGTGCGGCTCGACTTCGCCGTGGAGCCGTATTTCGAGAAGAAGCAAGCCGATGCGCAGCAGGACGCCCCCGCGAACCGGGACAGCGGTGCCGGGGCGGTGTTCTTCCCGGAGGTGGCGATCACGTTCGCCGTCGTGCCGGGCGAGCACTACCACGTACCGCTGCTGCTCAACCCGTTCGGCTACTCCGTATACCGAGGGAGCTAG